The following is a genomic window from Camelus dromedarius isolate mCamDro1 chromosome 21, mCamDro1.pat, whole genome shotgun sequence.
CCTAATGGGGAGTAAAATGTCCATGTGTTTTCGTGTAGTCTTCAAACTGAGTGATTCtttggggtgggaagagagaaggaatgcTGTACTCTCCCAAAAATTGGCCTCTTTTtccttgtcatctttttttttttttttaatggaggtacttgggattaaacccaggaccttgtctaagcatgtgctctaccactgaactatatataCCCTGCCCCTTTCTTGTCCTCTATCTGATATTTGAGTCAAGGTGTTGGGGGGCGGGGGTAGTACAAACTCTAATAAACTCAGCAGTCCAGAGTTGATGTGGTCAGCCTTTGTCCCTGATTCTCAGAAATAGGAAGATGGCATTTACTGCCTTTTCTTTGATCTGGTATGTGCCTCCATTGCCAACTGGTAATTATTAAAGTGCCATAAATGAGAAACCAAGTAGAATTATGTTTCATCCTTGATTTTAACCTTTGGCccattatttatataaattaaataatatgacaaaaggaaaagttaaaactCCTGTGGAAGTTGTTAGGAATGCCTTATGGACCAAAAACTAAATCATGAGCAAGACTCTCTGTTATCTACCAGTTTATACATTTAGTATATATTTTGTGAaggtttttaattctttaaagtgaaagaaaaacattttaaatttaaaatatttaaatcttacTGCCTCCCTTTAAGAAGTTACAAGtaattttcaaacatattaaTTTAGAATGTTACTATTAAGGATATTATGCTTAAACAAATTTGAACAGAGCAGACTTCCTTAATTTAGTCTTAATAGGTTAGAACCAGTATTGTTTTTCTTACACTTTAAATTATGTTACTAAGGTTCatcatgtgaaaatatttaatatatgccATGTCTTAATTTGTttgcactttaaaatatttaaatataagtgGCCAATAAAGTTCAgaagagtattttttaaacctttgaaaaatgacttttttagTGATAATGAAGACTAATTACTTATTCATATTCTTGACATGTTTTTGAATAATCtctgttaatttttgtatgtaaaGGATTAATTACTGAATGTTTAGGATATTTCCTCTACCTAAAGATCCAACAGGTAGAATTTCTATTTGAGAAGTCCCACATATTCCTCAtatgtcctttctcttctttcatgtaCAAAGTGCTGTTTTGAATCTTAAAACAgcttgttttgctttgtctttagAGAGTGAAACTTGTCTTGGCATGGAATCAGGAAAAGAAAGCCAACATAAAGAAGAGACCCGAGAGAGCAGTCCCTGCTGTAATCAGATGGCCAGACAGGCAGATCCCCCGAGCTTACCAGTAACTGCAGCAAAGGACCACACGGAGGAGCCGCTCTGCAGCGCTGAAGCCACACTGGAGCTCCACGCCCAGCCTTTGGAGTCAGCCGGGAGCAGGTCTGGGCCACACTCTTCCGGGAGTGCTTATGAGGATGACAGCCGCTTGCCGCTGGCTCAGACAGAGGCCTGCCAAGATGTGGCCGAAATAGAAAGCATTGCTGAAGACCCTAAGGTTTGCAGCGAGTCAGTGATAGAGCCACTGATTTTACCAGGCTCTGGCAATATACCTCCTGTGTTGATTTCTGAGGGTAAATATTCACAGACTCAAAGAAAGGAACTCCGATTGCTACTTCAGGATGCTTCTGAGGCGTTGCCCACAGACCAGCCTGAGGACAATGAATTAAATGAGCTGCAGCAACCTGATCTCACAGGCGGTGATGGAAAATCACCACAAGGGCAGACTGACTCAGAGGGCTCTGAGAGTGTACTTtgtgaaaataataaagtatcTGACTTAGATACAGTGCTTCCAGAGGTGTATATGGCCCCAGAGGAACAGGGAGATAAGGACGACCAAGTcagtaaagaaacagaagactatTTAAACAGCCTTTTAGAAGGATGCTTAAAAGATACTGAAGATTCTCTCCCATACGACGATAATCAAGAGGAAGATTCTGATCTCCTTCAAGATCTTTCTCCTGAAGAAGCATCCTATAGTCTACAGGAGAGTCTGTCTTCTGATGAAAGTTGTCTTTCTCTCGATGATCTTGCAAAAAGGATAGAGATTGCAGAGGTAAATTTGAGATTTaatataaatacaattaaaagtaAAGTGAAATTTGAAAGCACATTTATGCTAAATATTGCCTTGTTTTTGTCAATTTTCCCTGGCCTCAAACATGAGGGGGGAGTTTAGTTAATGTAAACTTTTAGTCactaatagttttatttatttacatatattaaataaaatgacttttaatAGTGATGTTTATACCTCAGGAAGTTATATTGCATGCCTCCAGTACAGTAAGCATTATGTAtaccattttttatatttttgtgacttTTATTTGGCAGCCCTGGAATTACAAACAAGACAAGATTAGATACATGCTTGTAAGgaaatctcatttttcttataCATCTAGAAGATAAAATACATTCTCACTGTTTCTTATTAttaccatatttttttaattctttaaaatagtataacagaataaaggaaatattttaaaatacaatagaaGTAGGAGAGACTGAATGgatttttaagccattaagtttatATGCTGTGATCCTTCTCTTTCTTACAGTATTAATTTATAAGCTCTAGGTTTGAACAAACAATAATTACTGCTTGACTAAGTCAAATATTACAAATAAGtcaaagttttaaagtttctctAAGCAGTAATTAAGCTGTCAAAACCAGAAAAGGGGGGAGAGGAGAGTATCAAGATGACCATCCTCCTTTGTTTgctaattcaattttttttaagttaaggaaaaagaaacaaaaagccattcCAGAACTATAGCCCCTCAGGAAGGCAGCCTGGCGTAGTGGAAAGAAGAGTCTGAACGTTATTTCAAATACCGACTCCACCAGTTACCAGCCTTATGGAGTTACTGTTTAACTCTCTAATTCTGCTGACTCTCTGAGGATTAGGATGCTAactccttttcctcttcatctta
Proteins encoded in this region:
- the CNST gene encoding consortin isoform X3, which encodes MKAAHQAVRWMQVRTRKTLLVKAPEMDRPSWERIKKHLEKEVQGAKEALLRSYHKIAESYFEEEDYEKAMKFIQLERLYHEQLLANLSAIQEQWETKWKTVQPHTVTSLRNSDKGFNGEDFERLAKFCTTHQDPLLSKHKVAAVQKSLGRKCFTQLIVSEEPKERGATAKEPESETCLGMESGKESQHKEETRESSPCCNQMARQADPPSLPVTAAKDHTEEPLCSAEATLELHAQPLESAGSRSGPHSSGSAYEDDSRLPLAQTEACQDVAEIESIAEDPKVCSESVIEPLILPGSGNIPPVLISEGKYSQTQRKELRLLLQDASEALPTDQPEDNELNELQQPDLTGGDGKSPQGQTDSEGSESVLCENNKVSDLDTVLPEVYMAPEEQGDKDDQVSKETEDYLNSLLEGCLKDTEDSLPYDDNQEEDSDLLQDLSPEEASYSLQESLSSDESCLSLDDLAKRIEIAEVVPAEGLVSILKKRNDTVGDHPAQMQQKPSKRRVRFQEIDDNLDQDEVGSGSCILLVLLCIATVFLSVGGTALYCTFGDMESPVCTDFADNMDFYYTKLLQGMAELKHWIYLS